The nucleotide sequence GCAGGACCGCCGCGGCGACCCGGTTGGCCGTCGCGACGGGCGCGGCGGGCAGGAGGGTGTGGTAGTCGGTCTTGTCCTTGTCGTCGCTCTGCCGCATGCCGGTGGCGATCGCGTCGACCCGTGCCGCGCCGGAGATCCGGTTCCCGAGCGGTTCGACGAGGTCGACGCCGCGCATCCGGCTTTCCTCGATCGAGATCGAGCGCGTGGTGAACAGTCCGCGGCGCACCCGCAGCGTGCCGCCGGATTCGCGGTCGAGCCGGTAGTTCCACCACATCTCGATCCACAGGCCCAGCGCGCCGACCACGCCGACGACCATCGCGATCGCCAGCAGGATCAGGATCGCCACCACCAGCGGGATGCCGCGGAACAGGCCGATCACCCAGTCGACCAGGCCTTTCTGCAGGCCCGCCCATTCGGAGATCTGCATGAGGCCACCGCCGGCCGCGAGGCCCAATGTCGGCGTCAGGAACGACATCGGCGCGTAGCGGATCCAGCTCCGGTCGAGTTCGGCGAGCGGCGCGTCGTCGTCGGTCTCCGCGATTTCCGCGCGGCGCAGCAGGTCCGCGCGCAGCCGTTCGGCCTCGGCGCGCGAGACGGGGTTGAGCTTGATCCGGCCCTGCCCGCCCGACTCGTGCGAACCGGTGCCGATGGTCACCACCGCGACGCCGAACAGCCGGTGCAGCGGGTTCGCCGTCAGGTCGACGTTGCGGATCCGGTCTCGCTGCAGGGATTTCCGCGATCGGAAGACCAGGGTGAACGCCGTCTCCAGCCGGTCGGGCGTGAC is from Amycolatopsis lurida and encodes:
- a CDS encoding PH domain-containing protein, producing MTSGEFEGWNTLDKRTLAVTAVMMTGAAVGAAIPTTAAIVGGGARFWVALAWVVAGGVVLVAGGVLADLFYWKGVRYRVTPDRLETAFTLVFRSRKSLQRDRIRNVDLTANPLHRLFGVAVVTIGTGSHESGGQGRIKLNPVSRAEAERLRADLLRRAEIAETDDDAPLAELDRSWIRYAPMSFLTPTLGLAAGGGLMQISEWAGLQKGLVDWVIGLFRGIPLVVAILILLAIAMVVGVVGALGLWIEMWWNYRLDRESGGTLRVRRGLFTTRSISIEESRMRGVDLVEPLGNRISGAARVDAIATGMRQSDDKDKTDYHTLLPAAPVATANRVAAAVLREPVSPTEAVRLTGHPRAARGRLLRWWVGSVVVLLAIFALLGLLLTDVLLVIGAALGVVLLPVSVLLALDAYRNLGHGITGRYLVGRHGTVRRSTFALEREGVIGWTVKQSIFQRRKGLLTVVATTAAGAGAYSVYDAGEEQGLLFAEESVPELLTPFLERA